From one Oscillatoria sp. FACHB-1407 genomic stretch:
- the panB gene encoding 3-methyl-2-oxobutanoate hydroxymethyltransferase — MAITTQQLIRLKQQGKAIAAVTAWDYLLASLLDQAGVDLILVGDSLAMVALGYDTTLPLTLDEILHHAKAVRRGVKQALVVVDLPFMSYQESPEQAIRAAGRALKEAGAQAVKLEGGYPAMVATVARLVQAGIPVLGHVGLTPQSVHQFGGYRKQGTSPEASDRIVEEAIALEQAGVFGIILEHIPSELGLRISQKLTIPTIGIGAGPHCDGQVLVTADLLGLSDWQPPFAKSYVNLRETVTQAVQTYCTEVREHKFP, encoded by the coding sequence ATGGCAATCACCACTCAGCAGTTAATCCGACTTAAACAGCAGGGCAAGGCGATCGCCGCTGTCACTGCCTGGGATTATCTTTTAGCATCCCTCCTGGATCAGGCAGGGGTCGATTTGATTTTAGTTGGCGATTCGTTGGCGATGGTGGCACTGGGCTATGACACGACGCTGCCACTGACGTTAGATGAAATTTTGCACCATGCCAAAGCTGTGCGCCGTGGAGTAAAGCAAGCATTGGTTGTCGTCGATCTGCCGTTTATGAGCTATCAGGAAAGCCCGGAGCAAGCAATTCGGGCAGCAGGACGCGCCCTAAAAGAGGCAGGGGCACAAGCTGTGAAGCTGGAGGGTGGCTATCCGGCGATGGTTGCCACCGTGGCACGGTTAGTGCAGGCAGGCATTCCCGTGTTGGGGCATGTGGGGTTAACCCCGCAATCGGTGCATCAGTTTGGGGGCTATCGCAAGCAGGGCACCTCGCCCGAAGCCAGCGATCGCATTGTTGAAGAGGCGATCGCCCTCGAACAAGCAGGGGTATTTGGCATCATTCTGGAACACATTCCCTCAGAGCTTGGACTGCGTATTAGTCAGAAGCTAACCATTCCCACCATTGGGATTGGGGCGGGTCCTCACTGTGATGGACAGGTGCTCGTTACTGCTGATCTGTTGGGCTTATCAGACTGGCAACCTCCCTTTGCCAAGTCCTATGTCAATCTACGGGAAACTGTGACGCAAGCCGTTCAGACTTACTGCACTGAGGTCAGAGAGCACAAATTCCCCTAG